In Streptomyces sclerotialus, one genomic interval encodes:
- a CDS encoding DUF4231 domain-containing protein, which yields MPEYQDFPALFRAADANSLKGQRRYLRATKCQLGALVAAAALGVFSWQVNGADLAAAASVVAFCAAVVTEVYLLKERPDRIWYEGRAVAESAKTLTWRYMVGGSPMGTEETPTETAAELLLTRFTEIEADVEAAWLVPVEGTPEQVTTEMTRVRQLSLDERRAIYLRERIENQREWYGTKSRWNERRSTTWALTLTVLELLGVCAGVAKVTGVIDVDLLGVCAAVAAGGTAWVQTKQHKTLAVAYAVARHELATIAFRAQRPVTEAEWATFVANAEDAVSREHTLWRASHM from the coding sequence ATGCCTGAGTACCAGGACTTTCCAGCGCTCTTCAGAGCAGCAGACGCCAACTCCCTCAAAGGGCAACGGCGTTACCTGCGTGCGACCAAGTGCCAGCTGGGGGCGCTGGTCGCCGCGGCCGCGCTGGGCGTGTTCAGCTGGCAGGTCAACGGAGCTGACCTCGCCGCCGCCGCGTCAGTGGTGGCCTTCTGCGCGGCCGTCGTCACCGAGGTGTACCTGCTCAAGGAACGCCCGGACCGCATCTGGTACGAGGGGCGCGCGGTCGCCGAGTCGGCGAAGACGCTCACCTGGCGCTACATGGTCGGCGGTAGTCCGATGGGCACCGAGGAGACCCCGACCGAAACCGCTGCCGAGCTGCTGCTGACCCGGTTCACGGAGATCGAGGCCGACGTCGAGGCCGCCTGGCTCGTCCCCGTCGAGGGCACCCCTGAGCAGGTCACCACGGAGATGACGCGGGTGCGACAACTGTCCCTGGACGAACGCCGGGCGATCTACCTGCGGGAGCGTATCGAGAACCAGCGTGAGTGGTACGGCACCAAGTCGCGGTGGAACGAGCGCAGAAGCACCACCTGGGCGCTCACCCTCACGGTGCTCGAACTGCTCGGGGTCTGCGCAGGTGTCGCGAAGGTGACGGGCGTCATCGACGTGGACCTCCTCGGCGTGTGCGCGGCCGTCGCCGCGGGCGGCACCGCGTGGGTGCAGACCAAGCAGCACAAGACCCTCGCCGTCGCGTACGCCGTCGCCCGGCACGAGCTGGCGACGATCGCCTTCCGCGCCCAACGGCCGGTCACCGAGGCGGAATGGGCGACCTTCGTGGCGAACGCCGAGGACGCCGTCTCGCGCGAACACACCCTGTGGCGCGCTTCCCACATGTGA
- a CDS encoding SDR family oxidoreductase, which translates to MTHAAKVVAVTGASSGIGEATARRLAADGHRLFLGARRAERLEALVKEITTADGTAAFRRLDVTDAADVRDFVSAARERYGRVDVVVNNAGVMPLSPLEALRVDEWNRMIDVNVRGVLNGIAAALPSMRAQGGGHFVNIASVGAYEVSPTAAVYCATKFAVRAISEGLRQESAGDIRVTLVSPGVTESELADGISDPVAGEAMKTYRAVALPAAAIAEAIAYAVSQPPQVDVNEIVVRPAASAQ; encoded by the coding sequence ATGACACACGCAGCCAAGGTCGTGGCAGTAACCGGAGCAAGCAGTGGTATCGGAGAGGCGACCGCTCGTCGCCTTGCCGCCGATGGACACCGGCTGTTTCTCGGAGCGCGGCGCGCGGAGCGTCTTGAGGCGCTGGTCAAGGAGATCACCACGGCGGACGGCACTGCGGCGTTCCGGCGGCTGGATGTCACGGATGCCGCTGATGTACGGGACTTCGTGTCCGCTGCCCGCGAGCGCTACGGCCGGGTGGACGTGGTGGTCAACAACGCCGGAGTGATGCCGCTCTCGCCGCTGGAAGCGCTGAGGGTCGACGAGTGGAACCGGATGATCGACGTGAACGTGCGGGGTGTTCTGAACGGTATCGCGGCCGCTCTGCCCTCGATGCGCGCTCAGGGCGGCGGGCACTTCGTGAACATCGCCTCCGTCGGCGCGTACGAGGTGTCGCCCACCGCCGCTGTCTACTGCGCCACCAAGTTCGCCGTCCGCGCGATCTCCGAAGGGCTGCGCCAGGAGTCCGCCGGGGACATCCGGGTCACCCTCGTCTCCCCGGGGGTGACCGAGTCCGAGCTCGCCGACGGCATCTCCGACCCTGTGGCCGGTGAGGCCATGAAGACCTACCGCGCCGTAGCGCTGCCTGCCGCTGCCATCGCGGAGGCCATTGCGTACGCCGTTTCCCAGCCTCCGCAGGTCGATGTCAACGAGATCGTCGTCCGTCCCGCCGCAAGCGCGCAGTGA